A stretch of Aedes aegypti strain LVP_AGWG chromosome 2, AaegL5.0 Primary Assembly, whole genome shotgun sequence DNA encodes these proteins:
- the LOC5564850 gene encoding uncharacterized protein LOC5564850: MMTPEWDINDAHIPFVQDISYDKFNDWADGHCRHIYLPTDEQARKHISGWAMRNTNNHNVSILKKSCLGVLICSARCCLPNGSQIHLRPAICDKARRKQQGRACPNRSCKNGRLEVLPCRGHCGYPVTHYWRHTDKAIFFQAKGTHDHPKPESKTSGETRKLVGVSSKTKAKKLSVLLLRDAALGNKLMSLKNTSKTTNNVSGEILQPPPLIPDANIEKQKCQVCCKLQCSCKNTNVGCTFSIKTSDMLNPSSGLLENAYGCSQSNTWSYYANATGNQMCDTISCTNGQNIVNHSANSIESFQPDEIFQLDQPLRSNPQQGSSINPPPTTLLDLGSGAIYKKCNQITPDYFMGGNGNIFNDNLMGHSGTCSSIPPYENKTSIQSHIYSTKSSGSAINPVHTTSQYSLDISKSIKKEVGSKSYECSFAQRTRYDCDNNQMNYKKTSKIIGSANIINNNNSPNEPFERTANLYGTTCDEVNYCFQNETSTYQHTNYVSANAFHSDVSNANLTYGYTEDCYRYSGNTYAKSSHHGGGTGLHAQQTNSELPIASYEFY; this comes from the exons ATGATGACACCCGAATGGGATATAAATGACGCACACATACCCTTTGTTCAGGATATTTCCTACGATAAATTCAACGATTGGGCAGATGGTCATTGCCGTCATATCTATCTTCCAACGGATGAACAAGCTCGGAAACACATATCTGGCTGGGCTATGCGAAACACCAACAATCACAATGTAAGCATCTTGAAGAAAAGCTGCTTAGGCGTTCTTATATGCTCGGCACGGTGCTGCCTGCCGAATGGAAGCCAAATACATCTACGACCGGCAATATGTGATAAAGCCCGCAGAAAACAACAGGGACGAGCTTGTCCTAATCGAAGTTGCAAAAATGGTCGCCTAGAAGTACTACCTTGTCGAGGACACTGTGGGTACCCCGTTACACACTACTGGCGGCATACGGATAAAGCAATCTTTTTCCAAGCCAAAGGTACTCACGACCATCCAAAGCCAGAATCAAAAACATCTGGTGAAACGAGAAAACTTGTAGGTGTTTCATCTAAAACCAAAGCCAAAAAACTCTCTGTGCTGTTACTGAGAGATGCAGCGCTAGGAAATAAa CTCATGTCATTGAAGAATACATCAAAGACTACCAATAATGTGTCAGGAGAGATTCTTCAGCCCCCACCACTGATACCGGACGCGAATATAG agaaacaaaaatgtcAAGTTTGTTGTAAATTGCAGTGTTCATGCAAAAACACAAATGTTGGATGTACATTTTCTATTAAAACCAGTGACATGCTGAACCCAAGCAGTGGACTTCTCGAAAATGCGTATGGATGTTCACAATCGAACACGTGGTCATACTACGCGAATGCGACCGGAAATCAAATGTGTGACACTATCAGTTGTACCAATGGTCAAAACATTGTAAACCATTCCGCAAACAGTATTGAAAGTTTTCAACCAGACGAAATCTTCCAACTGGATCAACCGCTCAGATCAAATCCTCAGCAAGGCTCCAGCATAAATCCACCTCCAACAACTCTTCTAGATCTAGGAAGCGGTGCAATTTATAAGAAATGCAACCAAATTACACCAGACTACTTTATGGGAGGAAATGGCAATATATTCAACGATAATTTAATGGGTCATAGTGGAACATGTTCTAGTATTCCTCCATACGAAAACAAAACATCGATCCAATCCCATATCTACTCAACCAAATCGTCAGGCTCAGCGATTAATCCAGTTCACACTACATCTCAGTATTCTCTAGACATTTCAAAATCCATCAAAAAAGAAGTTGGTTCGAAATCATACGAATGCAGTTTTGCTCAAAGGACACGATATGACTGTGATAATAATCAAATGAACTACAAGAAAACTAGTAAGATAATCGGTTCAGCAAATATCATCAATAACAACAACAGCCCGAACGAACCGTTCGAAAGAACTGCTAATTTGTACGGAACAACATGTGATGAAGTCAACTACTGCTTCCAAAACGAAACGAGTACTTATCAGCATACCAACTACGTATCAGCTAATGCTTTCCATTCAGATGTATCTAACGCTAACTTAACCTACGGCTACACAGAGGATTGTTATCGCTATTCAGGAAATACGTACGCAAAATCCAGCCATCATGGTGGTGGAACTGGACTACACGCTCAGCAAACAAACTCCGAACTTCCGATAGCTTCGTATGAATTTTACTAA
- the LOC5564837 gene encoding lanC-like protein 3 homolog isoform X2 — protein sequence MSGAGGRFFQNPFQDYVGGPVVKNDDHIRGLIQSYVNLIVDNTKPGKNSDHRGDLYVGDAGIAYMFLRLHENGLFGADALQYAKQYVANAKSKAVRYAARAEERCSYLCGNAGIYAVSAVICHKMGQRQEMDEDLRNFASGITVCKKIDFNKNGSDELLFGRAGYLSGIYWLHQTIDKKLFAHETLNTICGVIIESGKRYSTAHRSPIPLMYHCWGDEYLGAAHGVSSIMHMLLESPFQANPNCTELAAVRATINSLLSLQDAEGNFPVTLQDYLQRTRDETLVHWCHGAPGIVYLMAKAYIVFKDQKYLQSCVRCADLVWRKGLLRKGPGICHGVAGSGYVFLLLYRLTADPKYLYRAIKFMEYLTHEEFIRYARNPDRPFSLYEGYAGTVCFLLDLLRPERASFPFMDVFDTKC from the coding sequence ATGTCTGGCGCTGGAGGacgattttttcagaatcctttcCAAGACTATGTAGGAGGCCCAGTAGTGAAAAATGACGACCATATCAGGGGATTGATCCAATCCTACGTAAATCTCATCGTGGACAATACGAAGCCGGGGAAGAATAGCGACCATCGGGGAGACTTGTATGTGGGCGATGCTGGTATTGCGTATATGTTTCTGAGGCTGCACGAAAATGGACTTTTCGGAGCTGATGCCCTCCAGTATGCCAAGCAGTACGTGGCCAATGCCAAGAGTAAAGCTGTACGCTATGCAGCTCGGGCTGAGGAACGGTGTTCTTATCTCTGTGGAAATGCAGGGATCTATGCGGTTTCAGCTGTCATTTGTCACAAAATGGGACAAAGACAGGAGATGGATGAAGACCTAAGAAATTTTGCTTCTGGCATTACCGTGTGCAAGAAGATTGACTTTAACAAAAACGGAAGCGACGAATTGCTCTTTGGAAGAGCGGGATATCTAAGTGGGATTTATTGGCTGCATCAGACAATCGACAAGAAGTTATTTGCTCACGAGACGTTGAACACTATTTGTGGAGTTATAATCGAAAGTGGAAAACGCTATTCAACAGCTCATCGCAGCCCAATTCCGTTGATGTACCATTGTTGGGGAGATGAATACCTTGGAGCAGCTCACGGAGTTTCTTCCATTATGCACATGCTGCTGGAGTCACCATTTCAAGCAAATCCGAATTGCACCGAATTGGCTGCAGTTCGTGCCAcaatcaatagtttattgtcctTACAGGATGCTGAAGGAAATTTTCCTGTAACGCTACAAGATTATTTGCAACGAACGAGGGACGAAACATTGGTCCATTGGTGTCATGGCGCACCCGGTATAGTGTATCTTATGGCCAAGGCTTATATTGTCTTCAAAGACCAAAAATATCTCCAATCCTGTGTTCGTTGCGCTGATCTAGTTTGGCGCAAAGGATTGTTGCGTAAGGGCCCGGGCATATGCCACGGTGTAGCCGGCAGTGGATATGTCTTCCTCCTCCTCTATAGACTGACCGCAGATCCCAAATACCTCTACCGTGCTATCAAGTTCATGGAATATTTAACGCATGAGGAGTTCATTCGTTATGCTCGCAATCCAGATCGTCCCTTTAGTCTGTACGAAGGCTACGCCGGAACCGTTTGTTTCCTGTTGGACTTACTGCGACCAGAGCGTGCCAGCTTCCCGTTTATGGATGTGTTCGATACCAAGTGTTAG